In Pseudomonas sp. DNDY-54, a genomic segment contains:
- a CDS encoding universal stress protein yields MTYQHILVATDLNDDCHPVVARAQALATASGAKLALVHVIEPMAMAFGGDVPMDLSMLQQQQFDQARERLAVFADRYPSLTAEQRHLAYGQPRQEVHRLAKEQGCDLVVVGSHGRHGLALLLGSTANDILHGAPCDVLAVRLKKPE; encoded by the coding sequence ATGACCTACCAGCATATTCTGGTCGCAACCGACCTGAACGACGACTGCCACCCGGTCGTCGCGCGCGCCCAGGCGCTGGCAACTGCTAGCGGCGCCAAACTGGCGTTGGTCCACGTCATCGAGCCCATGGCCATGGCTTTCGGTGGGGACGTGCCGATGGACCTATCGATGCTTCAACAACAACAGTTCGACCAAGCGCGCGAGCGCCTGGCCGTGTTTGCCGATCGTTACCCCAGCCTGACCGCAGAGCAGCGACATCTCGCTTACGGGCAGCCTCGCCAGGAAGTCCATCGATTGGCAAAAGAGCAAGGCTGCGATCTGGTCGTTGTCGGTAGCCATGGCCGTCATGGCCTGGCGTTGCTGCTGGGCTCCACCGCCAACGACATCCTCCACGGAGCACCTTGCGATGTGCTCGCCGTACGCCTGAAAAAGCCCGAATAA
- a CDS encoding DUF2937 family protein translates to MLRSYLRLSLFALGLLVGIQVPGFIEAYERHVEARRLEAHQGLIGFQETAGRFFKGDLNALVEHYRTSDDPVFQSDARSVSALVERARLLDREWRIMQGPWYAQAWHVLIGADGDFRNQVWNNYRFQVLLAPDAIAWGLCAALLLAWIFESFYLLLRNALFPEHQRRRRRIAKPIPPAK, encoded by the coding sequence ATGCTGAGGAGCTATCTGCGGTTGTCCTTGTTCGCGCTTGGCTTGCTGGTCGGGATCCAGGTGCCTGGTTTCATCGAAGCATACGAGCGACACGTCGAGGCGCGCCGGCTCGAGGCGCATCAAGGCCTGATCGGATTTCAGGAAACGGCAGGGCGTTTCTTCAAAGGCGACTTGAATGCACTGGTTGAGCATTACCGCACCAGTGATGACCCGGTATTCCAGAGTGATGCACGTAGCGTCTCTGCACTGGTGGAGCGTGCCCGCTTGCTGGACCGCGAGTGGCGGATCATGCAGGGGCCTTGGTACGCCCAAGCCTGGCATGTATTAATTGGCGCTGACGGAGATTTTCGCAACCAGGTCTGGAATAACTATCGCTTCCAAGTGCTGTTAGCACCCGACGCGATCGCGTGGGGATTGTGCGCTGCGTTGTTACTGGCCTGGATCTTCGAAAGTTTCTATCTGCTCTTGCGCAACGCGCTGTTCCCAGAGCACCAGCGGCGCCGACGCCGTATCGCTAAGCCGATTCCACCCGCGAAGTAG
- a CDS encoding DUF6901 family protein: MAIDYRIVLDDEHEFSYRIELDRVYDNETAAKAPTWTRLDHQRCNNCPLSKDHFTHCPAAVDLHRVIEDFQGLPAVKKAQVRVRTPEREYNKLVGLDEGLRALLGVIMATSACPVLSKLKPMAHQHLPFASNQEFVLRAVSLYLAQQYFNLREGRHADWELRGLVRSFQQLQLVNQAFWQRIHDTCHGDSNLKAFLTFFSMSSSLTYSLETQLKKIRPLVMCAGEDVETA; this comes from the coding sequence ATGGCAATTGATTACCGCATCGTCCTGGATGACGAGCATGAGTTCAGCTACCGAATTGAGCTGGACCGCGTTTACGATAACGAAACAGCCGCGAAGGCACCCACGTGGACACGTTTGGATCATCAGCGATGCAACAATTGTCCGCTAAGTAAGGATCACTTTACGCATTGTCCCGCCGCCGTGGACCTGCATCGCGTTATTGAAGATTTTCAGGGCTTGCCGGCCGTGAAGAAAGCGCAGGTTCGGGTGCGAACGCCGGAGCGCGAATACAACAAGCTGGTGGGGCTGGATGAGGGGCTACGGGCTTTGCTTGGCGTCATTATGGCGACCAGCGCATGCCCGGTACTGAGTAAGCTCAAGCCGATGGCCCATCAACATCTGCCGTTCGCCAGCAATCAGGAGTTCGTGCTGCGCGCGGTCTCACTCTATCTGGCCCAGCAGTATTTCAATCTGCGCGAAGGGCGTCATGCTGATTGGGAGCTGCGCGGGTTGGTGCGCTCGTTTCAGCAGTTGCAATTGGTCAATCAGGCGTTCTGGCAGCGCATTCACGACACCTGCCACGGCGATTCGAATCTGAAGGCGTTTCTGACCTTCTTCTCGATGTCATCCAGCCTGACCTACTCGCTGGAAACCCAGCTGAAGAAGATCAGGCCGTTAGTCATGTGTGCTGGCGAGGATGTCGAAACAGCCTGA
- a CDS encoding transglycosylase SLT domain-containing protein, which produces MRGRLSSICFCLLFTAITLQTTQAASLQQQRQFYDEAKRALAKGDSGPYRRYAAALRDYPLEPYLAYDDLTARLKSASNDEVEKFLAEHGDLPQVSWMKLRWLRLLAARGDWQPFVAHYDPKMNFTELDCLFGQYQLTSGQTKQGYETAERLWLVGKSQHKACDALFERWETAGQLTETLRWKRTKLAVESSNYGLANFLIKGLPTLKRHGELLVDVAQKPQILAQTDRFTPSTEAMGDIVSIGLRRLARKDPEQALGLLDSYARRLDFSTEEKVAIARQIGLTLAKRFDARALKVMAEYDPELRDDTVSEWRARLLLRLGRWDDAHALTQRFPEELANSNRWRYWKARSLELAKPNNESAAQLYQPVAGERDFYGFLSADRIQAPYKLNHQPLALDPKMIQKVRNTAGIRRAMEFHARGQIVDGRREWYHVSRLFSRDELVAQARLAYDMEWYFPAIRTISQAKYWDDLDIRFPMAYRSSLVNAAKAREIHPSWAFAITRQESAFMADARSHVGATGLMQLMPATAKETARRFDIPLSSQQQVLNPNVNIQLGAAYLSQIYGQFKGNRVLASAAYNAGPGRVRQWLKGAEHLPFDVWVENIPFDETRQYVQNVLTYSVIYGQKLNAPQPLVEWHERYFDSQ; this is translated from the coding sequence ATGCGCGGTCGACTCTCCAGTATCTGTTTTTGCCTCCTGTTCACTGCCATCACACTCCAAACCACTCAAGCCGCCAGTCTTCAGCAGCAACGGCAGTTCTACGACGAAGCCAAACGCGCCCTGGCCAAAGGGGATAGCGGCCCATACCGGCGTTATGCCGCCGCGCTTCGGGATTACCCGCTCGAACCCTATCTGGCATACGACGACTTAACGGCCAGGCTGAAGAGCGCGAGTAATGACGAGGTCGAGAAGTTTCTGGCCGAGCATGGCGACCTGCCTCAGGTCAGCTGGATGAAACTGCGCTGGCTGCGGTTGCTGGCAGCCCGCGGTGACTGGCAACCCTTCGTAGCGCACTACGACCCAAAGATGAACTTCACCGAGCTGGACTGCCTGTTCGGCCAGTATCAGCTCACCAGCGGCCAGACCAAACAGGGCTATGAAACAGCCGAGCGGCTGTGGTTGGTCGGTAAGTCCCAACACAAGGCGTGCGATGCGCTGTTCGAGCGCTGGGAGACTGCAGGGCAGCTAACCGAGACATTGCGCTGGAAGCGCACCAAACTGGCTGTCGAGAGTAGCAATTACGGCCTGGCCAATTTTTTGATTAAGGGCCTGCCGACGCTGAAAAGACACGGCGAGCTATTGGTCGACGTCGCGCAGAAACCGCAGATCCTGGCGCAGACTGACCGCTTCACACCGTCCACCGAGGCCATGGGCGACATCGTCTCGATCGGTCTACGCCGCCTTGCCCGAAAGGATCCGGAGCAAGCGCTCGGCCTGCTCGACAGCTACGCCAGACGCCTGGACTTCTCGACCGAGGAGAAGGTCGCAATCGCGCGGCAGATCGGCTTGACCCTCGCCAAGCGTTTCGACGCCCGCGCGCTGAAAGTCATGGCGGAGTACGATCCCGAATTACGTGACGACACCGTGAGCGAGTGGCGTGCTCGCCTGCTGCTCCGTCTTGGCCGGTGGGACGATGCCCATGCACTGACTCAGCGGTTCCCAGAAGAACTGGCCAACAGCAACCGCTGGCGTTATTGGAAGGCACGCAGCCTGGAGTTGGCCAAGCCCAACAATGAGAGCGCAGCGCAGCTCTATCAGCCGGTTGCGGGCGAGCGGGACTTTTACGGATTCCTCTCGGCCGATCGCATTCAGGCACCTTACAAGCTCAATCATCAGCCGTTGGCGCTTGACCCAAAGATGATCCAGAAGGTGCGGAATACTGCAGGTATTCGTCGCGCCATGGAGTTCCATGCGCGTGGACAGATCGTCGATGGGCGCCGCGAGTGGTATCACGTGAGCCGCCTGTTCAGCCGCGACGAGTTGGTGGCACAGGCGCGACTCGCCTATGACATGGAGTGGTACTTCCCCGCCATCCGTACGATCAGCCAAGCGAAGTATTGGGACGACTTGGATATCCGCTTCCCGATGGCTTATCGCAGCAGCCTGGTCAACGCAGCTAAAGCGCGCGAGATTCATCCGAGTTGGGCATTCGCCATCACCCGGCAGGAAAGTGCATTCATGGCCGATGCTCGCTCGCATGTTGGCGCCACGGGGCTGATGCAATTAATGCCGGCCACCGCGAAGGAAACGGCCAGACGCTTCGACATTCCGCTGTCTTCACAGCAACAAGTGCTGAATCCCAACGTCAATATCCAGCTGGGCGCGGCGTACCTCAGCCAGATCTACGGTCAATTCAAGGGCAATCGGGTGCTGGCTTCTGCCGCGTATAACGCGGGGCCCGGTCGTGTTCGCCAATGGCTGAAGGGCGCCGAGCACCTCCCCTTCGACGTTTGGGTCGAGAACATCCCGTTCGACGAAACCCGCCAATACGTGCAAAACGTCCTGACCTATTCAGTGATCTATGGCCAGAAGCTGAACGCACCGCAACCACTGGTGGAATGGCACGAGCGTTACTTCGACAGCCAATGA
- a CDS encoding ATP-binding cassette domain-containing protein, whose product MTLLKLTNVSLAYGNNPLLDGVSWQIARGERVCIIGRNGTGKSSMLSLVKGSQLPDDGEIWRAPGLKIGELPQELPLADARTVFDVVAEGLAGVGQLLADYHHLSQNIQNEADLDKLMHVQQELEAKDGWRLQQLVDSTLSRLQLPADKTLAELSGGWRRRVLLAQALVSEPDLLLLDEPTNHLDIGAIAWLEEALTGFNGAVLFITHDRAFLQNLATRILELDRGHMIDWNGDYASFLVHKEQQMAAEETANALFDKKLAQEEVWIRQGIKARRTRNEGRVRALKALRAERSERREHQGKANIQIDAAEKSGKQVIVVEHASFAHPGGEPLIRDFSMVLQRGDRIGLLGANGTGKTTLLKLLLGDLQPTSGKVEAGTRLEVAYFDQLRHQLELEKTVIDNVAEGRDFITIDGQSRHVLSYLGDFLFSPQRARTPVKALSGGERARLLLAKLFSKPANLLVLDEPTNDLDVETLELLEEVLLAFQGTVLMVSHDRAFLDNVVTSTLVFEGNGVVREYVGGYQDWLRQGGSPRLLGVAEAKETKEEKAETAQAKPAAAAAEPAPTKKKLSYKVQRELEALPAKIDAVEKNIAAVQAEIAEPAFYQQTPERTGETIARLDALQAELDELLERWAELEG is encoded by the coding sequence ATGACCCTGCTCAAATTGACCAATGTGTCCCTCGCCTATGGCAACAATCCCTTGCTGGATGGCGTGTCCTGGCAGATTGCGCGAGGTGAGCGGGTTTGCATCATCGGCCGCAACGGCACAGGCAAATCCAGCATGCTTAGCCTGGTTAAGGGCAGCCAGCTACCGGACGATGGTGAGATCTGGCGCGCACCGGGTCTGAAAATCGGCGAGCTGCCTCAAGAGCTCCCGCTCGCCGACGCGCGGACCGTGTTCGACGTGGTGGCCGAAGGCTTGGCCGGCGTCGGTCAGCTGTTAGCCGACTACCACCATCTCAGCCAGAACATCCAGAACGAAGCTGACCTGGACAAGCTGATGCACGTTCAGCAGGAGCTCGAAGCGAAAGACGGCTGGCGTCTGCAACAGCTGGTGGACAGCACCCTGAGTCGTTTGCAGCTGCCAGCCGATAAGACGCTGGCCGAGCTTTCCGGTGGCTGGCGACGCCGGGTGTTATTGGCTCAGGCGCTGGTCTCCGAGCCCGATCTGTTGCTGCTGGACGAACCGACCAACCACTTGGATATCGGCGCGATCGCCTGGTTGGAAGAGGCGCTGACGGGCTTCAACGGGGCTGTACTGTTCATCACGCACGACCGTGCGTTCCTGCAGAACCTGGCGACCCGAATCCTGGAATTGGATCGTGGGCACATGATCGACTGGAACGGCGATTACGCCAGCTTCCTGGTGCACAAGGAGCAGCAGATGGCGGCCGAAGAAACGGCCAACGCGTTGTTCGATAAGAAGCTCGCCCAGGAAGAGGTCTGGATTCGCCAAGGCATCAAGGCCCGGCGCACCCGTAATGAAGGTCGTGTACGTGCGCTCAAGGCATTGCGCGCTGAGCGCAGTGAGCGCCGCGAGCATCAGGGCAAAGCCAATATTCAAATCGACGCGGCCGAGAAATCCGGCAAGCAGGTGATTGTCGTCGAGCATGCGAGCTTTGCCCATCCCGGTGGCGAACCGCTGATTCGAGACTTTTCGATGGTCCTGCAACGAGGCGATCGCATCGGCTTGCTCGGGGCCAACGGTACTGGCAAGACGACGCTGTTGAAGCTGTTGCTAGGTGATCTTCAGCCAACCAGCGGTAAAGTCGAAGCCGGCACTCGTCTGGAAGTGGCGTATTTCGACCAGCTGCGTCACCAGCTGGAACTGGAAAAAACCGTCATCGACAACGTGGCCGAAGGGCGGGACTTCATCACCATCGACGGTCAGAGTCGCCACGTACTTAGCTACCTCGGGGACTTCCTGTTCAGCCCGCAGCGCGCCCGCACGCCGGTGAAGGCGTTGTCCGGTGGTGAACGGGCACGTCTCTTGCTGGCTAAGTTATTCAGCAAGCCAGCTAACCTCCTGGTGCTCGACGAACCGACCAACGATCTGGACGTTGAAACCCTCGAGCTGCTGGAAGAAGTCCTGCTCGCTTTCCAGGGCACGGTGCTGATGGTCAGCCACGACCGGGCGTTTCTCGACAACGTGGTTACCAGCACGCTGGTGTTCGAGGGCAACGGGGTCGTTCGCGAATATGTCGGCGGCTATCAGGACTGGCTGCGTCAGGGTGGCTCACCGAGGCTCTTGGGGGTCGCCGAGGCGAAAGAAACAAAAGAGGAAAAGGCTGAGACCGCTCAAGCCAAGCCCGCGGCGGCGGCTGCTGAACCCGCACCCACCAAGAAGAAGTTGAGCTACAAGGTGCAGCGCGAACTTGAGGCGCTACCGGCGAAAATTGACGCAGTCGAGAAAAACATAGCCGCCGTACAGGCCGAAATTGCAGAGCCGGCGTTCTACCAGCAAACTCCGGAGCGCACGGGTGAAACCATTGCACGTCTCGACGCGCTGCAGGCGGAACTCGACGAATTGCTCGAGCGCTGGGCGGAGTTGGAGGGCTGA
- a CDS encoding AAA family ATPase, giving the protein MKFEGTQSYVATDDLKLAVNAAITLERPLLVKGEPGTGKTMLAEQLAESFGAQLITWHIKSTTKAHQGLYEYDAVSRLRDSQLDSDRVHDVRNYIKKGKLWEAFESDQRVILLIDEIDKADIEFPNDLLQELDKMEFYVYETNETIKAKQRPIIIITSNNEKELPDAFLRRCFFHYIAFPDRETLQKIVDVHYPNIKKDLVAEALDVFFDVRKVPGLKKKPSTSELVDWLKLLMADNIGEAVLRERDPTKAIPPLAGALVKNEQDVQLLERLAFMSRRASR; this is encoded by the coding sequence ATGAAGTTTGAAGGCACCCAGTCCTACGTCGCGACCGACGACCTGAAACTCGCAGTCAATGCCGCCATTACGCTTGAGCGCCCGTTGCTGGTAAAGGGCGAACCAGGCACCGGCAAAACCATGCTGGCCGAGCAGCTGGCGGAATCCTTCGGTGCGCAACTGATCACCTGGCACATCAAATCAACCACGAAAGCCCATCAGGGCTTGTACGAGTACGATGCGGTGAGCCGTTTGCGCGATTCGCAGCTGGATTCCGACCGGGTCCACGACGTGCGCAACTACATTAAGAAGGGCAAGCTCTGGGAGGCGTTCGAGTCCGATCAGCGGGTCATTTTGCTGATCGATGAAATCGACAAGGCAGACATCGAGTTTCCTAATGACCTGCTCCAAGAGCTCGACAAGATGGAGTTCTACGTCTACGAGACAAATGAGACGATCAAAGCCAAACAGCGTCCGATCATCATCATCACATCGAACAACGAGAAGGAATTGCCAGACGCGTTCCTGCGCCGCTGTTTCTTCCACTACATCGCGTTTCCCGATCGCGAAACGCTGCAGAAGATCGTCGACGTGCACTACCCAAACATCAAAAAAGACCTAGTCGCAGAGGCCCTCGACGTGTTCTTTGACGTACGCAAGGTCCCGGGGCTCAAGAAGAAGCCGTCCACCAGCGAACTGGTCGATTGGCTGAAGTTGCTCATGGCCGACAACATCGGCGAAGCCGTTCTGCGCGAGCGTGATCCGACCAAGGCCATACCGCCACTGGCTGGAGCGCTGGTGAAAAACGAGCAAGACGTACAGTTGCTAGAGCGCCTCGCGTTCATGAGTCGTCGCGCTAGCCGCTGA
- a CDS encoding MFS transporter, whose amino-acid sequence MFLFANDYLLAWTAYGIAALGCLLVWFRITRPMWRWLREPLRLIAAVLLLTPTIVDPARELFAPAVAITALDVLFKVGNNAWRAVADLALYGLIAFALYAGFVALRWPIERKLKLRRAASETSEDPRTLRERLEEDDDDDYRPASRYQTRTEPRL is encoded by the coding sequence ATGTTCCTATTTGCCAACGATTACTTGCTCGCCTGGACAGCGTACGGGATTGCCGCGCTGGGTTGTTTGCTGGTGTGGTTTCGCATCACGAGGCCCATGTGGCGCTGGTTGCGTGAGCCGCTGCGATTGATTGCCGCGGTGCTACTGCTGACGCCAACCATCGTAGACCCCGCGCGCGAGCTGTTCGCGCCAGCGGTGGCCATCACCGCCCTGGATGTGCTGTTCAAGGTTGGCAACAACGCATGGCGGGCGGTTGCGGATCTGGCGCTTTACGGACTCATCGCATTTGCGCTGTACGCTGGCTTTGTAGCGCTGCGTTGGCCAATCGAGCGCAAGCTGAAATTGCGGCGCGCAGCGTCCGAAACGAGCGAAGACCCGCGTACCTTACGGGAGCGGCTCGAGGAAGATGATGACGATGATTATCGCCCCGCCAGTCGCTATCAGACCCGGACCGAACCCAGATTATGA
- a CDS encoding class II glutamine amidotransferase, translating to MCELLGMSANVPTDIHFSFTGLMQRGGRTGPHKDGWGIAFYEGRGLRLFQDPVASCESEVAKMVQHYLIKSEVVIGHIRHANVGKVSLVNTHPFVRELWGQHWCFAHNGQLADFEPTRGFYRPVGDTDSEAAFCDLLNRVRIDFPERVSPEDLLPRMLEACTEYRAKGVFNCLLSNGEWLFSFCTTKLAQITRRAPFGPAQLKDAELTVDFTAETTPDDIVTVLATEPLTDNEQWHVHQPGEWTLWRLGECVARGQVQ from the coding sequence ATGTGTGAGCTGCTCGGCATGAGTGCCAACGTACCGACCGACATTCACTTCAGCTTCACTGGGCTGATGCAGCGCGGCGGGCGCACCGGGCCGCACAAGGATGGGTGGGGTATCGCGTTCTATGAAGGCCGGGGTCTGCGCTTGTTCCAAGACCCGGTCGCCAGCTGCGAGTCGGAAGTGGCAAAGATGGTCCAGCACTATCTGATCAAGAGCGAGGTTGTGATCGGCCATATCCGGCATGCAAACGTGGGTAAGGTCTCGCTAGTCAACACTCACCCTTTTGTACGTGAACTGTGGGGGCAGCATTGGTGCTTTGCCCATAATGGCCAGCTTGCTGATTTCGAACCTACGCGTGGCTTCTATCGACCGGTCGGTGACACGGACAGTGAAGCGGCATTCTGTGACCTGCTCAACCGGGTGCGTATCGACTTTCCAGAACGCGTCTCCCCTGAAGATCTGCTGCCCAGAATGTTAGAGGCGTGCACGGAGTATCGTGCAAAGGGGGTATTCAACTGCCTGCTCAGCAACGGGGAGTGGTTGTTCAGCTTCTGCACCACCAAGCTCGCACAGATTACTCGCCGAGCGCCCTTCGGTCCGGCTCAACTAAAGGATGCCGAGTTGACCGTGGACTTCACCGCCGAAACGACCCCTGACGACATCGTGACCGTGTTGGCAACCGAACCTTTGACCGATAACGAGCAGTGGCACGTTCACCAGCCAGGCGAATGGACCCTGTGGCGGCTGGGCGAATGCGTCGCTCGCGGGCAGGTGCAGTGA
- a CDS encoding MOSC domain-containing protein produces the protein MHLSSLYRFPLKSGSADALEEGWCDELGLSGDRRWMVVDAASGKFLTQRVLPRMALLAARWQGETALLLSAPLMDPMFVPVPGSGSATRGVLIWRESLQAADAGDTAAAWLTRLLDRPCRLVYLPTGQGIQIDQDFARLGEKTGFSDGFPFLLIGQRSLDDLSARVGQLLDARRFRPNLIVAGSAPYAEDGWRRIRIGDIEFRVVKPCSRCIIPTINPLNGEKAADREPLATLMTYRKGEGGVFFGQNLIAEGTGSLKVGMPVEVLE, from the coding sequence ATGCACCTTTCCTCGTTGTACCGCTTTCCCCTCAAGTCCGGTTCCGCTGATGCGCTTGAGGAGGGGTGGTGCGATGAGCTGGGTCTGAGCGGCGACCGCCGTTGGATGGTGGTTGACGCCGCGAGCGGGAAATTCCTTACCCAACGAGTGCTGCCTCGAATGGCATTGCTCGCAGCCCGGTGGCAGGGCGAAACGGCGTTGCTGCTGAGCGCACCTTTGATGGACCCGATGTTCGTGCCGGTTCCTGGCTCGGGCAGTGCGACCCGTGGTGTGCTGATTTGGCGTGAAAGTCTGCAAGCCGCTGATGCAGGCGACACGGCGGCGGCATGGTTGACACGGCTGCTGGATCGCCCGTGCCGGCTGGTTTATCTGCCAACGGGCCAAGGCATTCAGATCGACCAGGATTTTGCTCGTCTCGGCGAAAAGACTGGGTTCAGCGACGGGTTTCCTTTTTTGCTGATCGGCCAACGATCGCTGGATGACCTGTCAGCACGTGTGGGGCAGCTCTTGGACGCACGGCGGTTTCGGCCGAATCTGATTGTGGCCGGCTCGGCACCTTATGCCGAAGATGGTTGGCGGCGCATTCGCATTGGGGACATTGAGTTTCGCGTGGTCAAACCTTGCTCACGCTGCATCATCCCGACGATCAATCCACTGAACGGCGAAAAGGCTGCCGATCGGGAGCCGCTGGCCACGTTGATGACCTACCGCAAGGGTGAAGGCGGCGTGTTTTTCGGTCAGAATCTGATCGCCGAAGGCACCGGCTCCCTGAAAGTGGGCATGCCTGTCGAAGTGCTGGAGTAG
- a CDS encoding GFA family protein — MQTHIGSCLCGVVRYRIDAPINELTHCHCKMCRKAHGAAFATYAGVPLEAFHFLSGKDQLGVYHSSEHVTRTFCIRCGSNLQFVDNREHELGVAAGTLDSPLPVPPQEHIFVASKASWYEIREGLPTHDEDR, encoded by the coding sequence ATGCAAACGCATATCGGTAGTTGCCTCTGTGGCGTCGTGCGCTATCGCATCGACGCGCCTATCAACGAGCTGACCCACTGTCACTGCAAGATGTGTCGCAAAGCCCACGGCGCGGCCTTCGCCACCTATGCGGGCGTGCCGCTGGAAGCGTTTCACTTCCTCTCGGGCAAGGATCAGCTGGGCGTCTACCACTCTTCCGAGCATGTGACGCGGACGTTCTGCATACGCTGCGGCTCCAACTTGCAGTTCGTTGATAATCGTGAGCACGAGCTGGGTGTTGCTGCCGGTACGCTCGACTCGCCTCTACCCGTCCCGCCACAGGAGCACATATTCGTAGCCTCCAAGGCGAGCTGGTACGAGATCCGTGAAGGACTCCCTACGCACGACGAAGACCGCTGA
- a CDS encoding VWA domain-containing protein, producing the protein MLLGLFNEMRAAKVPVSVRELLDLINALKHNVVFSDMDEFYYLSRAILVKDERHFDKFDRAFGAYFKGLENLNQHIEALIPEEWLRKEFERSLSDEERAKIESLGGLDKLIEEFKKRLEEQKEKHAGGNKWIGTGGTSPFGSGGYNPEGIRIGDAGKRQGKAVKVWDQREYKNLDDQVELGTRNIKVALRRLRKFARQGAQDELDLDGTIDHTARDGGLLNIQMRPERRNAVKLLILFDIGGSMDAHVKVCEELFSACKTEFKHLEYFYFHNFIYESVWKNNFRRTSERTSTLDLLHKYGADYKVVFVGDAAMAPYEITQAGGSVEHWNEEAGYVWMQRFMEKYKKLIWINPYPKDTWGYTSSTGIVRDLVEDRMYPLTLSGLEEGMKFLSK; encoded by the coding sequence ATGCTGCTTGGCTTGTTCAATGAGATGCGCGCCGCCAAGGTGCCGGTATCGGTGCGCGAATTGCTCGACCTGATCAACGCGCTGAAACACAACGTCGTTTTCTCAGACATGGATGAGTTCTACTACTTGTCCCGGGCCATCCTGGTCAAGGATGAGCGCCATTTCGACAAGTTCGATCGTGCCTTCGGGGCCTATTTCAAAGGCTTGGAGAATCTCAACCAGCACATCGAAGCGCTGATCCCTGAAGAATGGCTACGTAAGGAATTCGAGCGTTCCTTGAGCGATGAAGAGCGCGCGAAGATTGAGTCCTTGGGTGGGCTGGACAAGCTGATCGAAGAATTCAAGAAGCGCTTGGAGGAGCAGAAGGAGAAGCACGCCGGGGGTAACAAGTGGATCGGCACAGGCGGCACCAGCCCCTTCGGCTCAGGAGGTTACAACCCTGAAGGCATCCGCATCGGTGATGCAGGAAAACGTCAAGGCAAAGCGGTGAAGGTCTGGGACCAGCGCGAATACAAAAACCTGGACGACCAAGTCGAATTGGGCACGCGCAATATCAAGGTGGCCCTGCGCCGCTTGCGCAAATTCGCACGCCAGGGCGCTCAGGATGAGCTCGATCTTGACGGTACTATTGACCACACCGCCCGAGACGGGGGCCTGCTCAACATTCAAATGCGCCCGGAGCGGCGTAACGCGGTGAAGCTGCTCATCCTGTTCGACATCGGCGGCTCGATGGACGCGCATGTAAAGGTCTGCGAGGAGCTGTTCTCAGCCTGCAAGACGGAATTCAAGCACCTCGAGTACTTCTATTTCCATAACTTCATCTATGAATCGGTATGGAAGAACAACTTCCGCCGCACTTCCGAACGCACCTCAACGCTTGATCTGCTGCACAAGTACGGCGCTGACTACAAGGTTGTCTTTGTCGGCGACGCCGCGATGGCGCCCTACGAGATCACCCAAGCCGGAGGCAGTGTCGAACATTGGAACGAAGAAGCCGGCTACGTCTGGATGCAGCGCTTTATGGAGAAATACAAAAAGCTCATCTGGATCAACCCCTACCCGAAAGACACCTGGGGCTACACCTCCTCCACCGGCATCGTTCGCGATCTAGTTGAAGACCGCATGTATCCGCTGACGTTAAGCGGGCTTGAGGAAGGTATGAAGTTCCTGTCGAAATAA